A single genomic interval of Haloterrigena salifodinae harbors:
- a CDS encoding DUF5518 domain-containing protein produces MHPIRALHALRDGVSDNSLRVAILVGLATVPFTVALSWDPIADDIVAGGSVSGAPLLLAGLFVGYYYSDRETESRRAGIWTGLVASIAAVLVFGANTVATIVSEPSQWAVVAVIGTPFVLALGVGLIVLFSMFTAQFADWVTTRLRRAHRAPDASDDGGLTVPNPRWRTILAAYVLATPPVLGSVFLEIPASGAGFVLSVLGLLVLVPLSVVALGALFADATAPRSSKTDWAPNALAYVGAPIGTYALVYAVAALRGSGHPDGYAIYAFIGVLWITAVVYLFNRHRYFDAGGSAVRQLG; encoded by the coding sequence ATGCACCCGATCCGCGCCCTCCACGCTCTCCGCGATGGTGTGTCCGACAACTCGCTGCGGGTCGCGATTCTCGTCGGCCTCGCGACGGTCCCGTTCACCGTCGCCCTCTCCTGGGATCCGATTGCGGACGATATCGTCGCCGGCGGCTCCGTTTCGGGTGCGCCGCTCTTGCTAGCCGGATTGTTCGTCGGCTACTACTACAGCGATCGAGAAACGGAGAGTCGTCGCGCAGGTATCTGGACCGGTCTCGTCGCCTCGATCGCGGCGGTGCTGGTCTTCGGCGCTAATACGGTCGCGACGATCGTCTCCGAACCGTCGCAATGGGCTGTCGTCGCCGTGATCGGGACGCCGTTTGTCCTCGCTCTCGGCGTCGGATTGATCGTTCTGTTCTCGATGTTCACCGCGCAGTTTGCCGACTGGGTGACGACGAGACTCCGGCGCGCACACCGAGCCCCGGACGCGTCGGACGATGGCGGGTTGACCGTCCCCAATCCGAGGTGGCGGACGATCCTCGCTGCGTACGTTCTCGCTACACCACCCGTGCTGGGCTCCGTATTCCTCGAGATTCCTGCCAGCGGTGCCGGATTCGTCCTCTCGGTGCTCGGGCTGCTGGTTTTGGTTCCCCTCTCGGTAGTCGCCCTCGGTGCGCTTTTCGCCGATGCGACCGCTCCCCGGAGTTCGAAAACAGACTGGGCGCCGAACGCGCTGGCGTACGTCGGCGCCCCGATCGGGACGTACGCACTCGTCTACGCGGTAGCGGCGCTCCGCGGATCGGGTCATCCGGACGGCTACGCCATCTACGCGTTCATCGGCGTCCTCTGGATCACGGCCGTCGTCTACCTCTTCAATCGACATCGGTACTTCGACGCCGGTGGCTCGGCGGTCCGCCAACTGGGATGA
- a CDS encoding CDP-alcohol phosphatidyltransferase family protein, translating into MTNELREAIRGVRNRLDLADRRVGTTADRTNVLEQLTGADYISLGALFVGWASALLFVGGEPNWALLAMFGAFLLDKADGWYARRTGTSSPFGRQVDSFIDIFAYLVPAVLLYHFVLAPHVLASLVVGFLVLAFGGLRLVRHNEEGFGSDGGASYYHGTTVVHTNLLVVANYFVAALVGPWNGWVAGLLVAAACPLMVSDYKAYKTDGTHVLAGLAAVAAVGLALGLEFGYL; encoded by the coding sequence ATGACCAACGAACTGCGAGAGGCGATACGGGGCGTCAGGAACCGACTGGATCTCGCCGATCGGCGCGTCGGGACGACGGCGGACCGAACGAACGTGCTCGAACAGTTGACGGGCGCCGACTACATCAGCCTCGGGGCGCTGTTCGTCGGCTGGGCCAGCGCGCTGCTGTTCGTCGGCGGCGAACCCAACTGGGCGCTGCTGGCCATGTTCGGCGCGTTCCTGCTGGACAAGGCCGACGGCTGGTACGCCCGCCGCACGGGGACGTCGTCACCCTTCGGCCGGCAGGTGGACTCCTTCATCGACATCTTCGCCTACCTGGTGCCGGCGGTGCTGCTCTATCACTTCGTCCTCGCGCCGCACGTGCTCGCCAGCCTCGTCGTCGGCTTCCTCGTGCTCGCCTTCGGCGGCTTGCGACTGGTTCGGCACAACGAGGAAGGGTTCGGCTCCGACGGCGGCGCCAGTTACTACCACGGAACCACCGTCGTCCACACGAACCTCCTCGTCGTCGCGAACTACTTCGTCGCCGCCCTCGTCGGCCCGTGGAACGGCTGGGTTGCGGGGCTGCTCGTCGCCGCCGCCTGCCCGCTGATGGTCTCGGACTACAAGGCCTACAAGACCGACGGCACCCACGTGCTGGCCGGCCTCGCCGCGGTCGCGGCCGTCGGCCTGGCGCTGGGCCTCGAGTTCGGCTACCTATGA
- a CDS encoding ABC transporter ATP-binding protein, whose translation MNPADVPAIETDGLTKRYGETTAVSDLTMDVDRGTVYGFLGPNGAGKTTTMRMLTTLTRPTSGTARVAGQPITDRNAVTPHIGYLPEEPPIYDELTGREQLEYAAGLRDLPEAESSERIESMLERFDLREDAGRRIEGYSKGMRQKVGVIQAVLHQPAVAFLDEPTSGLDPRAARTMRETIADLADQEMTIFLSTHILPVVDELADEIGVLHKGKLVAQGDPEELKSRAETGEARSLEEAFLEVTQETPEAEERSAEPSIE comes from the coding sequence ATGAACCCCGCTGACGTCCCCGCGATCGAGACCGACGGGTTAACCAAACGATACGGGGAGACGACCGCCGTCTCCGACCTGACGATGGACGTCGACCGCGGGACGGTCTACGGCTTTCTCGGCCCGAACGGGGCCGGGAAGACCACGACGATGCGGATGCTGACGACGCTCACCAGACCGACGTCGGGGACGGCCCGCGTCGCCGGCCAGCCGATCACCGATCGCAACGCCGTTACGCCGCACATCGGCTACCTCCCCGAGGAGCCGCCGATCTACGACGAACTCACCGGGCGCGAGCAACTCGAGTACGCCGCCGGGCTCCGCGATCTGCCGGAAGCCGAGTCGTCCGAACGGATCGAGTCGATGCTTGAGCGGTTCGACCTGCGCGAGGACGCCGGTCGGCGGATCGAGGGCTACTCGAAGGGGATGCGCCAGAAGGTCGGCGTCATTCAGGCCGTGTTGCACCAACCGGCCGTCGCCTTCCTCGACGAACCGACCAGCGGACTCGATCCCCGCGCGGCCCGGACGATGCGAGAGACGATCGCCGATCTGGCCGACCAGGAGATGACGATCTTCCTCTCGACGCACATCCTCCCCGTCGTCGACGAACTGGCCGACGAGATCGGCGTCCTCCACAAGGGCAAACTGGTCGCACAGGGCGACCCCGAAGAGCTGAAATCCCGCGCGGAGACCGGCGAGGCCCGGAGTCTCGAGGAGGCGTTCCTCGAGGTGACCCAGGAGACGCCCGAGGCCGAGGAGCGGTCGGCGGAGCCGTCGATCGAGTAG
- a CDS encoding CehA/McbA family metallohydrolase, which yields MTSRAEYAGVDPGPQTLRIDPHVHTAASYDGTTTPAELVDAARRAGLDGIAVTDHDTIDGAREVARLAPDDLLVIVGCEVSTADGHLLALGVDAAPEPGRPLPRTARAVREAGGIAVVAHPFQRSRHGAREAAIEGVDGVEVYNAHAVTNVRNRQADRFATRRDFPRFGASDAHRPENVGRAATDVRLPADAVPSTTDTPSTETVLEAMRAGRTDPVGDRTTTWQYLTKVVGNARRKTTSLSLF from the coding sequence ATGACGAGTCGGGCCGAGTACGCCGGGGTCGATCCGGGGCCGCAAACGCTCCGAATCGATCCCCATGTTCACACCGCGGCGTCCTACGACGGGACGACGACGCCGGCGGAACTGGTCGACGCCGCCCGCCGCGCCGGCCTCGACGGGATCGCCGTCACCGATCACGACACGATCGACGGCGCCCGCGAAGTCGCGCGGCTGGCACCCGACGACCTCCTCGTCATCGTCGGCTGCGAGGTCTCGACCGCCGACGGTCACCTGCTCGCGCTCGGCGTCGACGCCGCGCCGGAACCCGGCCGTCCACTCCCCCGAACGGCCCGAGCGGTGCGGGAGGCCGGCGGAATCGCGGTCGTCGCCCACCCGTTCCAGCGCTCGCGCCACGGCGCCCGCGAGGCCGCGATCGAGGGTGTCGACGGCGTCGAGGTCTACAACGCCCACGCCGTCACGAACGTCCGCAACCGGCAGGCAGACCGGTTCGCGACCCGCCGCGACTTCCCTCGGTTCGGCGCCAGCGACGCCCACCGGCCCGAGAACGTCGGCCGCGCCGCCACCGACGTTCGACTCCCCGCTGACGCCGTCCCTTCCACCACCGATACACCCTCGACGGAGACGGTCCTCGAGGCGATGCGCGCCGGCCGAACCGATCCTGTCGGCGACCGAACGACGACCTGGCAGTACCTGACCAAGGTCGTCGGCAACGCCCGGCGGAAGACGACCTCGCTCTCGCTGTTCTGA
- a CDS encoding metal-dependent hydrolase, with protein sequence MMALTHGFMALATAVLLLPAVGEYGGPALLAAAFLGGLAPDADLVARHRKTLHFPVWFSVATLVLSALAVLTGSGALLVLTVAVGAAALHSLSDVLGGSAEREPWNPVTENGVYNHVLGRWHRPRRYVRYSGAPEDFLVCLAFAAVAINSGLTGPAVDRVLFGLVAFAGGYSLCRKRLATISAVAGGLVPTRLRAVLPAVSVEETETDGTTVNIRFGR encoded by the coding sequence ATGATGGCGCTCACCCACGGGTTCATGGCCCTCGCGACCGCCGTGCTCCTCCTGCCGGCCGTCGGCGAGTACGGCGGCCCGGCGCTGCTTGCGGCCGCGTTCCTCGGCGGTCTGGCGCCCGACGCTGATCTGGTGGCGCGCCACCGGAAGACGCTGCACTTTCCGGTCTGGTTCTCGGTCGCGACGCTCGTGCTCTCAGCGCTCGCCGTCCTGACGGGGTCTGGTGCGCTCCTGGTGCTGACGGTCGCCGTCGGGGCCGCCGCCCTCCACTCGCTCTCGGACGTCCTCGGGGGTAGCGCCGAGCGCGAGCCGTGGAATCCCGTGACCGAAAACGGCGTCTACAACCACGTCCTCGGGCGCTGGCACCGGCCTCGTCGGTACGTCCGCTACTCGGGCGCGCCGGAGGACTTCCTCGTCTGCCTCGCCTTCGCGGCCGTCGCCATCAACTCCGGACTGACCGGACCCGCCGTCGACCGCGTCCTGTTCGGCCTGGTCGCGTTCGCGGGCGGCTACTCGCTGTGTCGGAAGCGACTCGCGACGATCAGCGCGGTCGCCGGCGGGCTCGTCCCGACGAGACTGCGCGCGGTCCTCCCCGCGGTGTCCGTCGAGGAGACGGAAACCGACGGGACGACGGTCAACATCCGGTTCGGGCGCTGA
- the carB gene encoding carbamoyl-phosphate synthase large subunit encodes MSTDQPSEGETGDGRTILLIGSGPIQIGQAAEFDYSGAQACRALQEEGARVVLVNSNPATIMTDPEMADRVYIEPITTEAISEIIRKEQPDGVIAGLGGQTGLNVTAELAEEGVLEEYDVEIMGTPLDTIYATEDRDLFRQRMEKIGQPVPASTTISLDEGEEVSEMTEEGLKERVQAAVDEVGGLPVIARTTYTLGGSGSGVVHEMDELLRRVRKGLRLSRNSEVLITESIAGWVEYEYEVMRDADDSCIIICNMENIDPMGIHTGESTVVTPSQVVPDEGHQEMRTAALEVIRELGIQGGCNIQFAWRDDGTPGGEYRVVEVNPRVSRSSALASKATGYPIARVTAKVALGKRLHEITNEITGETTAAFEPAIDYVVTKVPRWPKDKFDDVDFELTTAMKSTGEAMAIGRSFEESLLKALRSSEYEPDVDWDEVGDEELEEQYLARPSPDRPYAMFEAFERGYTVDEICELTDIYEWYTERFKRIADATVAAQEGDFTEAAIAGHTNATIAAAAGADVGAVEQEVPGRTYKQVDTCAGEFEAETPYYYSARKNEFESGPLKGDAAAGELEVDRDIESVIVVGGGPIRIGQGVEFDYCSVHAVQALRDMGIEAHVVNNNPETVSTDYDTSDGLFFEPITAEEVADVAEATGADGVMVQFGGQTSVNIGEPLEDELERRGLDCAVMGTSVEAMDLAEDRDRFNALMDELGIAQPEGGAAHSKEEAMELAHEIGYPVLVRPSYVLGGRAMDVVYDDAELETYIEEAVRVSPDKPILVDDFLADAVELDVDAVADGEDVLIGGVMEHVEAAGVHSGDSACMIPPRSLDDDTLERVREVTEAIATALDTVGLLNVQLAVRDGEVYVLEANPRSSRTVPFISKATGVPIAKIAAKVMAGNTLEDLEIEEQIPEQTSIKEVVLPFDRLPGSDPRLGPEMKSTGEVMGSADTFGKAYDKAQDATNKPIPESGTAIIDLSADKFPDPETEEGERLVDGFTEYFDLCEEVDLAQAVREGKVDLIVSRDRDLLEVAVEEEITYFSTPASASAALEALEAKDEPIDVQAITDRPKRTAEWGRSE; translated from the coding sequence ATGAGTACGGACCAGCCAAGCGAGGGCGAGACAGGGGACGGACGCACGATTCTGCTGATCGGGAGCGGCCCGATCCAGATCGGACAGGCAGCCGAATTCGACTACTCCGGCGCACAGGCCTGCCGGGCGCTGCAGGAGGAGGGCGCCCGCGTCGTCCTCGTCAACTCCAACCCCGCGACGATCATGACGGACCCGGAGATGGCCGACCGTGTCTACATCGAGCCGATCACGACCGAGGCCATCTCCGAGATCATCCGCAAGGAGCAGCCCGACGGCGTCATCGCCGGCCTGGGCGGCCAGACAGGCCTGAACGTCACGGCCGAACTGGCCGAGGAAGGCGTTCTCGAGGAGTACGACGTCGAGATCATGGGAACGCCGCTGGACACCATCTACGCCACGGAGGACCGCGACCTCTTCCGCCAGCGCATGGAAAAGATCGGCCAGCCGGTTCCCGCCTCGACGACCATCTCGCTCGACGAGGGCGAGGAGGTCTCGGAGATGACCGAGGAGGGCCTGAAAGAGCGCGTCCAGGCCGCCGTCGACGAGGTCGGCGGACTGCCGGTCATCGCACGCACTACGTACACGCTCGGCGGTTCGGGCTCGGGCGTCGTCCACGAGATGGACGAACTGCTGCGCCGCGTTCGCAAGGGTCTGCGCCTCTCGCGTAACAGCGAGGTGCTGATCACCGAGTCCATCGCGGGCTGGGTCGAGTACGAGTACGAGGTCATGCGCGACGCCGACGACTCCTGTATCATCATCTGCAACATGGAGAACATCGACCCGATGGGCATCCACACCGGGGAGTCGACGGTCGTCACTCCCTCGCAGGTCGTCCCCGACGAGGGTCACCAGGAGATGCGCACCGCCGCGCTCGAGGTCATCCGCGAACTCGGCATTCAGGGCGGCTGTAACATCCAGTTCGCGTGGCGCGACGACGGCACCCCCGGCGGCGAGTACCGCGTCGTCGAGGTCAACCCACGCGTCTCCCGCTCCTCCGCGCTGGCCTCGAAGGCGACCGGCTACCCGATCGCCCGCGTGACCGCGAAGGTTGCGCTCGGCAAGCGCCTCCACGAGATCACCAACGAGATCACCGGCGAGACGACCGCCGCCTTCGAACCCGCGATCGACTATGTCGTCACCAAGGTCCCGCGCTGGCCCAAAGACAAGTTCGACGACGTCGACTTCGAACTGACAACGGCGATGAAGTCGACCGGCGAGGCGATGGCCATCGGCCGCAGCTTCGAGGAGTCGCTGCTCAAGGCGCTTCGCTCTTCCGAGTACGAACCCGACGTCGACTGGGACGAGGTCGGCGACGAGGAACTCGAGGAGCAGTATCTGGCTCGTCCGTCGCCGGACCGTCCCTACGCCATGTTCGAGGCGTTCGAACGCGGCTACACGGTCGACGAGATCTGCGAGCTGACGGACATCTACGAGTGGTACACCGAGCGCTTCAAGCGCATCGCCGACGCCACGGTCGCCGCCCAGGAGGGCGACTTCACCGAGGCCGCGATCGCCGGTCACACGAACGCGACGATCGCCGCCGCGGCGGGCGCCGACGTCGGCGCCGTCGAACAGGAAGTGCCGGGTCGCACCTACAAGCAGGTCGACACCTGTGCCGGCGAGTTCGAGGCCGAGACGCCGTACTACTACTCCGCGCGCAAGAACGAGTTCGAGTCGGGGCCGCTGAAGGGCGACGCCGCGGCCGGCGAACTCGAGGTCGACCGCGACATCGAGAGCGTGATCGTCGTCGGCGGCGGTCCGATCCGCATCGGGCAGGGCGTCGAGTTCGACTACTGTTCGGTCCACGCGGTCCAGGCGCTTCGCGACATGGGCATCGAGGCCCACGTCGTCAACAACAACCCCGAGACCGTCTCGACCGACTACGACACCTCCGACGGGCTGTTCTTCGAACCGATCACCGCCGAGGAGGTCGCCGACGTCGCCGAGGCGACCGGCGCCGACGGCGTGATGGTCCAGTTCGGCGGCCAGACCTCCGTCAACATCGGCGAACCGCTCGAGGACGAACTCGAGCGCCGCGGACTCGACTGCGCGGTCATGGGTACGAGCGTCGAAGCGATGGACTTGGCGGAGGACCGCGACCGCTTCAACGCCCTGATGGACGAACTGGGCATCGCCCAGCCCGAGGGCGGCGCCGCCCACAGCAAGGAGGAAGCGATGGAACTCGCCCACGAGATCGGCTACCCGGTCCTCGTGCGCCCCTCCTACGTGCTGGGCGGCCGCGCGATGGACGTTGTCTACGACGACGCGGAACTCGAGACCTACATCGAGGAAGCCGTCCGCGTCTCTCCGGACAAGCCGATCCTGGTCGACGACTTCCTCGCCGACGCCGTTGAACTGGACGTCGACGCCGTCGCCGACGGCGAAGACGTGCTCATCGGCGGCGTGATGGAACACGTCGAGGCCGCGGGGGTCCACTCCGGCGACTCTGCCTGTATGATCCCGCCGCGCTCGCTCGACGACGACACCCTCGAGCGCGTCCGCGAGGTCACCGAGGCCATCGCGACCGCGCTCGACACCGTCGGGCTGCTCAACGTCCAGCTCGCGGTCCGCGACGGCGAGGTTTACGTCCTCGAGGCGAACCCGCGCTCCTCGCGTACCGTCCCATTCATCTCGAAGGCCACGGGCGTCCCGATCGCCAAGATCGCCGCCAAGGTCATGGCCGGCAACACGCTCGAGGACCTCGAGATCGAGGAGCAGATCCCCGAGCAGACCTCGATCAAGGAGGTCGTCCTGCCGTTCGACCGCCTGCCGGGCTCGGACCCGCGTCTCGGCCCGGAGATGAAGTCCACCGGCGAGGTCATGGGCAGCGCCGACACCTTCGGTAAGGCCTACGACAAGGCCCAGGACGCGACGAACAAGCCGATTCCCGAGTCGGGCACCGCGATCATCGACCTCTCGGCCGACAAGTTCCCGGATCCGGAGACCGAAGAAGGCGAGCGACTCGTCGACGGCTTCACCGAGTACTTCGACCTCTGCGAGGAGGTCGACCTCGCACAGGCCGTCCGCGAGGGGAAGGTCGACCTCATCGTTTCCCGCGACCGCGACCTGCTTGAGGTCGCCGTCGAGGAGGAAATCACCTACTTCTCGACGCCCGCCAGCGCGTCCGCTGCGCTCGAGGCGCTCGAGGCGAAGGACGAGCCGATCGACGTGCAGGCGATCACCGACCGTCCGAAGCGCACCGCCGAGTGGGGCCGCTCAGAATAA
- a CDS encoding GNAT family N-acetyltransferase → MPRLWRLTRNRYGRAVYDALARRGITATEMIEYVAELEDAPAADGGAQRSAYAVETCDPSTVAALDAPIEELQSDELVVAALEDGRPRGYLFCSVDATHEIHPLERELRFEGAYIRRVFVDPDHRNRGIATALVGETCRLARERGAERATALVALDNSPSRALFERRGFDPRRRRRYVRVGSFSHRSVRPP, encoded by the coding sequence ATGCCACGGCTGTGGCGGCTGACACGGAATCGGTACGGTCGCGCCGTCTACGACGCGCTCGCACGTCGCGGAATCACGGCGACGGAGATGATCGAGTACGTCGCCGAACTCGAGGACGCGCCGGCCGCCGACGGCGGGGCTCAACGCAGCGCGTACGCGGTCGAGACCTGCGACCCCTCGACGGTCGCGGCGCTCGACGCGCCGATCGAGGAACTCCAGTCCGACGAACTCGTCGTCGCCGCGCTCGAGGACGGCCGTCCCCGCGGCTACCTGTTTTGCTCCGTCGACGCGACCCACGAAATCCATCCCCTCGAGCGGGAACTGCGCTTTGAGGGGGCGTATATCAGGCGCGTCTTCGTCGATCCCGACCACCGCAATCGCGGCATCGCAACGGCGCTGGTCGGCGAGACCTGCCGACTCGCTCGGGAACGGGGTGCGGAGCGCGCGACGGCGCTGGTCGCGCTCGACAACAGCCCCTCGCGAGCTCTGTTCGAGCGCCGCGGCTTCGACCCGCGGCGCCGCCGCCGCTACGTCAGAGTCGGGTCGTTCTCCCACCGGTCGGTACGGCCGCCCTGA
- a CDS encoding endonuclease/exonuclease/phosphatase family protein, producing MTDSADLPTFRRRTALKAGATGLGGALLGAAGASKPVRAASESYRFLWVNAWLADGLEGVAGLPFPVAAKPQYQERASELGRRLGEEGYDVVGLCEVFNDEQETIEAEYVDGAGTGTAIQGPGPDGGEKGAGLLDLVAGVTVTDHATLEYDAEPSDHLTYVDAHVGKGANYVELDLGPGKVDLFTTHLVSGSLLPWTDGGDEDIPALRSQQLEELGAFVAERTSPENVTLVAGDFNVAPDGAAADALESFASTAGLYDAWLDHGRGPGGTNDAAIVDGCAFDPSGAPPAYCPADDAGERIDYVFLEEPTADHELDLRVDALERRVFWRELAPPDQFYADDNGEVPNYLADHVGLDLSLTAADA from the coding sequence ATGACTGACAGCGCGGACCTTCCGACGTTTCGACGGCGAACGGCACTAAAAGCCGGCGCGACCGGCCTCGGCGGCGCACTGCTCGGCGCGGCGGGCGCTTCGAAACCCGTTCGGGCGGCGTCCGAGTCCTATCGGTTCCTCTGGGTGAACGCGTGGCTCGCCGACGGCTTGGAGGGCGTTGCGGGCCTTCCCTTTCCCGTCGCGGCGAAACCGCAGTACCAGGAGCGGGCGAGCGAGCTCGGCAGGCGACTCGGCGAGGAGGGTTACGACGTCGTCGGCCTCTGCGAAGTGTTCAACGACGAGCAGGAGACGATCGAAGCCGAGTACGTCGATGGTGCCGGAACCGGGACGGCGATCCAGGGCCCCGGACCGGACGGCGGCGAGAAGGGTGCGGGACTGCTGGATCTGGTCGCGGGCGTCACCGTGACCGACCACGCGACGCTCGAGTACGACGCCGAACCGAGCGACCATCTGACCTACGTCGACGCCCACGTCGGGAAGGGGGCAAACTACGTCGAACTCGACCTCGGCCCCGGGAAGGTCGATCTGTTTACGACGCATCTGGTGTCCGGTTCGCTCCTGCCGTGGACCGACGGCGGCGACGAGGACATCCCGGCGCTCCGAAGCCAGCAACTCGAGGAACTGGGCGCGTTCGTCGCCGAGCGGACCAGCCCGGAGAACGTGACCCTTGTCGCGGGCGATTTCAACGTCGCGCCGGACGGCGCGGCGGCCGACGCCCTCGAGTCGTTCGCGTCGACCGCTGGGCTGTACGACGCGTGGCTCGACCACGGGCGCGGACCGGGCGGCACGAACGACGCCGCGATCGTCGACGGCTGCGCCTTCGATCCGAGCGGCGCGCCGCCGGCGTACTGTCCCGCCGACGACGCGGGCGAGCGAATCGACTACGTCTTCCTCGAGGAGCCGACGGCCGACCACGAGCTGGATCTGCGCGTCGACGCGCTCGAGCGCCGCGTGTTCTGGCGGGAACTCGCGCCGCCGGACCAGTTTTACGCGGACGATAACGGCGAGGTGCCGAACTACCTGGCCGATCACGTCGGACTCGACCTGTCGCTGACGGCGGCGGACGCGTGA